One stretch of Cetobacterium sp. NK01 DNA includes these proteins:
- a CDS encoding TolC family protein yields MKKVLLLLLIMNISIFSKMLNTAVILENNSETSTSYLNILKNELNKNFTGTNFQVNISKVVYIDSKTQEINTQLNYLNLDDKIDSIFILTDTSVDKITNLTKNKFYSFPLGFEKNLKLLPSNLNYIYSDLSLNSYIELFKNINGINEVDIFISNTSEENIKRLSKNTYLENLKINIFKTDKEKLKQSLNPTFLLAFNNELDIYAYAGIDMKQEISKRIRAASLNYMLYKTKNKLGSVIKVTIPRENFFFNGDVANKIGLYPNLIFLQNISKIKTSEYIKNSLTLKEAIQTALKNNFTLLKSKQDIETNFYSVKVSNSSRLPQLSANIQYNAIDKRTNSFRIGTPTNSTNSYLEFSQVIFNDQINAAVEIEKLALNSSRKQFEQEKLNILYYTASTYVNILQLKAQLNIQKSNYNLLKESLDIAKLNYKVGSGGLQDVYRLESSVSNSLSEIANVQSEVKNQEIYLNTLLNLPVDDSYNYESLNDISNYFILSDSFNKNFMYGSDKSQKIENFLIQGAISNSNSLASLDNTIKAKERELSSNKRERFLPKISAKGKYSKDNIITPWGENSNNKFSDEYWQAGVIATLPIISGGEIYYNSKKIESEIKSLEYTKENSKNNLAKEILQAYTNLLSNYVQKYSTSTSANVAKKNLNIVRNLYSEGTITVTDLLSAQNNALSQELNNVIQNFNLINSALKLENLYGKSSLIMTPDERMQLLEKLNEVLEK; encoded by the coding sequence GTGAAAAAAGTTTTACTATTATTACTTATAATGAATATTTCTATTTTTTCTAAAATGTTAAATACCGCAGTTATTTTAGAAAATAATTCAGAAACTTCTACTTCTTACTTAAATATTTTAAAAAATGAGTTAAACAAAAATTTTACTGGAACAAATTTTCAAGTAAATATATCAAAAGTTGTCTATATCGATTCCAAAACTCAAGAAATAAATACTCAATTGAATTATCTCAACTTAGACGATAAAATTGATAGTATTTTTATACTTACAGATACATCCGTCGATAAAATAACAAATCTTACTAAAAATAAATTCTATTCTTTTCCTTTAGGATTTGAAAAAAATTTAAAATTATTACCTAGTAATTTAAATTACATTTATAGTGATTTGTCTTTAAATAGCTATATTGAACTCTTTAAAAATATTAATGGTATAAATGAAGTGGATATATTTATTTCTAATACAAGTGAAGAAAATATTAAACGTTTATCTAAAAATACTTATCTAGAAAACTTAAAAATAAATATTTTCAAAACTGATAAAGAAAAACTAAAGCAAAGTTTAAACCCAACATTTTTACTAGCTTTTAATAATGAGTTAGATATATATGCTTATGCTGGTATTGATATGAAGCAAGAGATTTCTAAAAGAATCAGAGCCGCTTCTTTAAATTATATGCTTTATAAAACAAAAAATAAATTAGGATCAGTTATTAAAGTTACTATACCTAGAGAAAATTTTTTCTTTAATGGAGATGTAGCCAATAAAATTGGATTATATCCTAATCTTATATTTTTACAAAATATTTCTAAAATAAAAACTAGTGAATATATAAAAAATTCTCTTACATTAAAAGAAGCTATTCAAACAGCTCTAAAAAATAATTTTACTCTTTTAAAATCTAAGCAAGATATAGAAACTAACTTTTATAGTGTTAAAGTTTCAAATAGCTCTAGATTACCTCAATTGAGCGCTAATATACAATATAACGCCATTGATAAAAGAACCAATAGTTTTAGAATAGGAACTCCTACAAATAGTACAAATTCTTATTTAGAATTTTCTCAGGTTATTTTTAATGATCAAATCAACGCCGCTGTTGAAATTGAAAAACTTGCCCTTAATTCAAGTAGAAAACAATTTGAGCAAGAAAAATTAAACATACTTTATTATACAGCTTCTACATATGTAAATATTTTACAATTAAAAGCTCAGTTAAATATTCAAAAAAGTAATTATAATCTTCTAAAAGAAAGTTTAGACATAGCAAAATTAAATTATAAAGTTGGTAGCGGAGGCTTGCAAGACGTTTATAGACTTGAATCTAGTGTTTCTAATTCTCTTTCTGAAATAGCTAATGTTCAAAGCGAAGTAAAAAATCAAGAAATTTATTTGAATACTCTTCTTAACTTACCAGTAGATGATAGTTATAATTATGAGTCATTAAACGATATATCTAACTATTTTATCTTAAGCGATTCATTTAATAAAAATTTTATGTACGGCTCTGATAAATCCCAAAAAATAGAAAATTTTCTTATACAGGGAGCTATTTCGAACTCAAATTCATTGGCCTCATTAGACAATACTATAAAAGCGAAAGAAAGAGAACTCTCTTCTAATAAAAGAGAACGATTTTTACCTAAAATTTCTGCAAAAGGAAAATACTCTAAAGACAATATAATTACTCCTTGGGGAGAAAATTCTAACAATAAGTTTTCCGATGAATATTGGCAAGCTGGAGTTATTGCTACTTTACCAATTATTTCAGGAGGAGAAATCTACTATAATTCTAAAAAAATAGAGAGCGAAATTAAATCTTTAGAATATACTAAAGAAAATTCTAAAAACAATCTAGCAAAAGAAATTTTACAAGCTTATACAAATCTCTTAAGTAATTATGTTCAAAAATATTCAACTTCAACTTCTGCTAATGTAGCAAAAAAGAATTTAAATATTGTTAGAAATCTTTATTCTGAAGGAACTATTACTGTTACAGATTTGCTTTCTGCACAAAACAATGCTCTTTCTCAAGAATTAAATAATGTTATTCAAAACTTTAACTTAATAAATTCAGCCTTAAAACTTGAAAATCTTTATGGTAAGTCATCTCTTATAATGACTCCTGATGAAAGAATGCAGCTATTAGAAAAATTAAATGAAGTACTTGAAAAATAG
- a CDS encoding efflux RND transporter periplasmic adaptor subunit — translation MKNKFLIILLTLSILACGKKENDKKNQSLKPVTYEIIDSKENVVKRTYSGTIKSEALSNLSFRVSGTINKRIADLGDTVKKGEILATLDNTEYILNYEKALADLAKGEASFAEAESNYKRAQILYLENSISKASYDSAIAQYKSAFSNVSALKEGLKLAKLKLSYTQLKAPENGTIGQVKSEINQIVSSQTTIFVLNIDGERSVEFNVSQSVIGSLKQGQPVEIVISSLDNKTLSGIITNIGTLSIGYGNTYPIKAKIIDSNSNDVKVGMIANISLNTQENDNPIISLPLSSIITGPDNEKYVYVVKNIVNDTGITKKQKIKISTSPTSTGVIVLSGLSNGDYVITKGSTQVIENQKVSLIKGEI, via the coding sequence TTGAAAAATAAATTTTTAATTATTTTACTTACATTATCAATTTTAGCGTGTGGTAAAAAAGAGAATGATAAAAAAAATCAAAGTTTAAAACCAGTAACATATGAAATAATAGATTCTAAGGAAAACGTAGTTAAAAGAACATATTCTGGAACTATAAAATCAGAAGCATTATCAAATTTAAGCTTTAGAGTTTCTGGAACTATTAATAAAAGAATTGCTGATTTAGGAGATACTGTTAAAAAAGGAGAAATATTAGCCACATTAGATAATACAGAATACATTCTAAACTATGAAAAAGCTTTAGCTGACTTAGCAAAAGGAGAGGCTTCTTTTGCAGAAGCTGAATCAAATTATAAAAGAGCTCAAATCCTTTATTTAGAAAATAGTATATCTAAAGCTTCTTATGATAGTGCAATTGCTCAATATAAATCTGCCTTCTCTAACGTAAGTGCTTTAAAAGAAGGATTAAAGTTAGCAAAATTGAAACTTAGTTATACACAATTAAAAGCTCCTGAAAATGGTACTATTGGTCAAGTTAAAAGTGAAATTAATCAAATTGTCAGTTCACAGACTACTATTTTTGTTTTAAATATTGATGGAGAAAGAAGTGTAGAATTTAATGTTTCACAAAGTGTTATTGGAAGTTTAAAACAAGGACAACCTGTTGAAATTGTAATATCTTCTTTAGATAATAAAACCCTTTCAGGTATTATAACAAATATTGGAACTCTTTCTATAGGTTACGGAAATACGTACCCAATTAAAGCTAAAATTATTGATTCTAATTCTAATGATGTAAAAGTTGGAATGATTGCTAATATATCTTTAAATACACAAGAAAATGATAACCCAATTATTTCACTTCCATTGAGTTCTATTATTACAGGTCCTGATAATGAAAAATATGTATATGTAGTTAAAAATATTGTTAATGATACTGGGATTACTAAAAAACAAAAAATAAAAATTTCAACTTCTCCTACCTCAACAGGAGTAATAGTTTTATCTGGACTAAGCAATGGTGATTACGTAATTACAAAAGGAAGTACTCAAGTTATAGAGAATCAAAAAGTTTCCTTAATTAAAGGAGAGATATAA
- a CDS encoding efflux RND transporter permease subunit, translating into MSLTELTIKNKVTAYLLFSLLLIVGYISYDKSEKAEDPGFTIKVALITTNWPGANAKQVSDLVSKRIADQVQNMDALDYVESKNVDGQSNVYVNIKSEYKDLKPIWQELRDRINTFVVPYLPSGVQTPQINTYFGDVYGTLLAIGGDGYSYDELYKTATKLKETLLFAVPEIGRIDISGVQNQTIYIDIDNKLLSQSGITLQNILTTLNNSNVIIKGGDIVVNEDRLKINPTGNFENIDNIKNVVITSNDGKESIYLKEISNIYKGYQDPSPYSIDFNGNNAITLGVSLGAGEDILVMSDGIKKSLKEFKKKLPIGLEIGEIYYQPDLVQVKVTSFIANLFQAVITIVLVMLIFLGIRSGLIVAALTPTSIAFTLIGLYYMDYGINQITLAGLIIALGMLVDNAVVMSENIIVLLENGKGRMEACLESAKTLAIPLLVSSITTIMAFSPIILNKEDMGQYVGPLTIVVMLALIGSWLINQTLIPLLCYDFIKIKAGEKQNLNSKPYFIYRNILLTVLKNKKITLIGTFASFILGLWLLGLVPNNFMPASTDPIMSTYIRLPKGTDINFTRKVVKDANEFIAKNYATGEQAPLPPTLWDYITTGGTTLIYKKSGVLSWGSFIGGGAPRFSTGYTPETRLTEYAYIMYNLTDYTIIPKISEEINFYLKNKYPSIDVVTKGLGSGVTLEKDLGYVLASNNIELLKKCANELKLKLSTTSGAYSISDAWGNEVPDISIEINQEKAQAAGFNNDTIGKDLQFVLQGYNATIFRDFNAPPQSTIIPVVLRGKNTYKNDIKSIESIELINSSGKAVPLKQIANIKLDFRQNYISTRNMAYSIEIDAAIKNDTTPLEVNKLIEPWLKEKLKEWGPDIKYYPAGIMKTSKENQDALFAQVPFAILMMFVLVVGQFNSMKKGLTIMLVIPLSLLGIAIGLLLTNTQLGFMAMIGIISLAGVVLNHAIILVDKMTIEKEDLKRSDQDAIVFGCQSRLRPIFLTVATTLVGLMPLYFFGGPLFQPLAVVLIFGLATDTVLALGVIPVIYATFYKVNFTDYKYDETKLIIK; encoded by the coding sequence ATGAGTTTAACAGAATTAACTATAAAAAATAAAGTAACAGCTTATCTTCTATTTAGCCTTCTTCTGATAGTTGGGTATATATCTTATGATAAATCTGAAAAAGCTGAAGATCCTGGTTTTACAATTAAAGTTGCTCTAATTACAACTAACTGGCCTGGTGCAAATGCTAAACAAGTGAGTGATTTAGTTAGTAAAAGAATAGCTGACCAAGTTCAAAATATGGATGCTCTTGATTATGTTGAGTCTAAAAATGTTGATGGGCAATCTAATGTTTATGTTAATATTAAAAGCGAATACAAAGATTTAAAACCTATTTGGCAAGAATTAAGAGATAGAATTAATACTTTTGTAGTTCCATATCTTCCTAGTGGAGTTCAGACACCTCAAATAAATACTTATTTTGGCGATGTATATGGAACTCTTTTAGCAATTGGAGGAGATGGTTATAGCTACGATGAACTTTATAAAACTGCAACAAAATTAAAAGAAACTCTTTTATTCGCAGTTCCAGAAATTGGAAGAATTGATATTAGTGGAGTTCAAAACCAAACTATTTATATAGATATTGATAATAAACTTCTTTCTCAAAGTGGAATCACACTACAAAATATTCTTACAACCCTAAATAATTCAAATGTCATTATTAAGGGGGGAGATATAGTTGTTAATGAAGATAGATTGAAAATAAATCCTACTGGAAACTTTGAAAATATTGATAATATTAAAAATGTTGTAATTACTAGCAATGATGGTAAAGAAAGCATATATTTAAAAGAAATTTCAAATATTTATAAAGGGTATCAAGATCCATCGCCATATTCAATAGATTTTAATGGAAATAATGCCATTACTTTGGGAGTTTCTTTAGGAGCTGGAGAAGATATTTTAGTCATGAGCGATGGAATTAAAAAAAGTTTAAAGGAATTTAAGAAAAAACTTCCTATAGGTTTAGAAATAGGAGAAATTTATTATCAACCTGACTTAGTTCAAGTAAAAGTTACATCTTTTATTGCAAATTTATTTCAGGCTGTAATTACAATAGTTCTTGTTATGTTAATTTTTTTAGGAATTAGATCTGGACTTATAGTTGCTGCTCTTACTCCTACTTCTATTGCATTTACTTTGATTGGTCTTTATTATATGGACTATGGAATTAATCAAATTACATTAGCTGGATTGATTATTGCTCTTGGAATGTTAGTTGACAATGCTGTAGTTATGTCTGAAAATATTATTGTTCTTTTAGAAAATGGAAAAGGACGTATGGAAGCTTGTTTAGAATCTGCAAAGACTTTAGCAATACCTTTACTTGTAAGTTCTATAACAACTATTATGGCATTCTCTCCTATTATTTTAAATAAAGAAGATATGGGACAATATGTTGGTCCTCTTACAATTGTTGTTATGCTTGCATTAATTGGATCATGGTTAATAAACCAAACTTTAATTCCTTTACTTTGCTATGATTTTATTAAAATAAAAGCTGGTGAAAAACAAAATCTAAATAGTAAACCATACTTTATTTATAGAAATATACTTTTAACAGTTTTAAAAAATAAGAAAATAACTCTTATTGGAACCTTTGCTTCTTTTATTTTAGGACTTTGGTTACTTGGACTTGTTCCTAATAATTTTATGCCTGCTTCTACTGATCCAATTATGTCAACATATATAAGGCTACCAAAAGGCACTGATATAAACTTTACACGAAAAGTTGTAAAAGATGCTAATGAATTTATAGCTAAAAATTACGCCACTGGTGAACAAGCCCCATTACCCCCAACTCTTTGGGATTACATAACAACAGGAGGTACAACTTTAATATATAAAAAATCTGGTGTTTTAAGTTGGGGGTCTTTTATCGGTGGAGGAGCTCCTAGATTTTCTACTGGTTATACACCTGAAACTCGTTTGACAGAATATGCATACATTATGTATAACTTAACTGATTACACTATTATTCCAAAAATAAGTGAAGAAATTAATTTTTACTTAAAAAATAAATATCCAAGTATTGATGTAGTAACTAAAGGCCTAGGAAGTGGAGTAACTCTTGAAAAAGATCTAGGGTATGTTCTTGCATCAAATAATATTGAACTTCTTAAAAAATGTGCAAATGAATTGAAATTAAAACTTAGCACAACATCAGGAGCATACTCTATTTCAGATGCTTGGGGAAATGAAGTTCCTGATATAAGCATTGAAATAAATCAAGAAAAAGCTCAAGCTGCAGGATTTAATAACGATACAATTGGAAAAGATCTACAATTTGTACTTCAAGGGTATAATGCAACAATATTTAGAGACTTTAATGCTCCACCACAAAGTACAATTATTCCCGTAGTTCTTAGAGGAAAAAATACCTATAAAAATGATATAAAGTCTATTGAATCCATTGAATTAATAAATTCTTCTGGAAAAGCTGTTCCTTTAAAACAGATTGCTAATATCAAATTAGATTTTAGACAAAATTATATTTCTACTAGAAATATGGCTTATTCTATTGAAATAGATGCTGCAATAAAAAATGATACAACTCCGCTAGAAGTAAATAAGCTTATAGAACCTTGGTTAAAAGAGAAATTAAAAGAGTGGGGTCCAGATATAAAATATTATCCTGCAGGAATTATGAAAACTTCTAAAGAAAATCAAGATGCTCTATTTGCTCAAGTTCCATTTGCTATACTTATGATGTTTGTTTTAGTTGTAGGACAATTTAATTCAATGAAAAAAGGTTTAACAATTATGTTAGTTATCCCTCTTTCTCTTTTAGGAATTGCTATTGGACTTTTATTGACAAATACACAACTAGGTTTCATGGCTATGATTGGTATCATCTCTTTGGCTGGTGTTGTTTTAAATCATGCGATAATACTAGTTGATAAAATGACAATAGAAAAAGAAGATTTAAAAAGAAGTGATCAAGATGCTATCGTATTTGGTTGTCAATCTAGACTTAGACCAATATTTTTAACTGTTGCAACAACTTTAGTTGGACTTATGCCTTTATATTTTTTTGGAGGCCCTCTTTTTCAACCTCTAGCTGTTGTACTAATATTTGGTTTAGCAACAGATACAGTCTTAGCTCTTGGAGTTATTCCAGTTATTTACGCTACATTTTATAAAGTTAACTTTACAGATTATAAATATGATGAAACAAAATTAATTATAAAGTGA
- a CDS encoding deoxynucleoside kinase, whose product MSYKKFFNNIKIGDSLMNGIICIDGVVGVGKSTLGEILANELGLHFFKEPVLNNPLLDKFYYDKKRYSFPLQIFFLNKRFEMIKEAEKLGGCVMDRSIYGDIIFAKMLMEDEDLSKEEFDIYEELLYNMLEHLNKPKLMIYLETTVDNAIAKIKNWFLNTVKNKLMKIS is encoded by the coding sequence ATGAGTTATAAAAAATTTTTTAATAATATAAAAATAGGAGATAGTTTAATGAATGGAATCATTTGTATAGATGGTGTTGTTGGAGTTGGTAAAAGTACTTTAGGAGAAATTTTAGCTAATGAGTTAGGCTTACATTTCTTTAAAGAACCCGTTTTAAATAATCCGCTTTTAGATAAATTTTATTACGATAAAAAAAGATATTCTTTCCCTCTTCAAATTTTCTTTTTGAATAAAAGATTTGAAATGATAAAAGAAGCAGAAAAATTAGGTGGTTGTGTTATGGACCGTAGCATTTATGGAGATATAATCTTTGCTAAAATGTTAATGGAAGATGAAGACCTATCTAAAGAAGAATTCGATATTTATGAAGAACTTCTTTATAATATGTTAGAACATTTAAATAAACCTAAATTAATGATTTATTTAGAAACTACTGTCGATAACGCCATAGCTAAAATTAAAAATTGGTTTCTAAATACTGTAAAAAATAAACTTATGAAGATTTCTTAA
- a CDS encoding sigma-70 family RNA polymerase sigma factor: MIEKKDLILAQQGDEYSLEKIIKEFHGTVYKNSHSFFLKGGDNNDLIQEGFIGLIKAIQSYDENRNACFNTFANLCIKRQMITAVKNHNSDKYKNLNSAMQGKSFHEQQEQIYYHSPSLSLYSPEDVLLGKELVKLLENFLLENLSELEKKVFYYLCKQQTYIEISKLLNETPKKIDNTIQRVKKKIHNYLESYLEDSF; the protein is encoded by the coding sequence ATGATTGAAAAAAAAGATTTAATTTTAGCACAACAAGGTGATGAATACTCTTTAGAAAAAATTATTAAAGAGTTTCATGGAACAGTTTATAAAAATAGTCATTCTTTTTTCTTAAAAGGAGGAGATAATAACGATCTTATTCAGGAAGGATTTATAGGTCTTATTAAAGCTATCCAATCCTATGATGAAAATCGAAACGCTTGTTTCAATACATTCGCGAATCTTTGTATTAAACGACAAATGATTACAGCTGTAAAAAATCATAATTCAGATAAATACAAAAATTTAAACTCAGCTATGCAAGGAAAAAGTTTTCATGAACAACAAGAACAAATTTATTACCATTCACCTTCTTTATCACTATACTCACCTGAAGATGTTCTTTTGGGAAAAGAATTAGTTAAACTTTTAGAAAATTTTTTGCTTGAAAATCTGAGTGAATTAGAAAAAAAAGTGTTTTATTATTTATGTAAACAACAAACATATATTGAAATTTCAAAATTATTAAATGAAACACCTAAAAAAATAGATAATACAATTCAAAGAGTAAAGAAAAAAATCCATAATTATCTTGAAAGTTATCTCGAAGATAGTTTTTAA
- a CDS encoding DsrE family protein: MIKTVFDINQEERWNTLIGNLKNVVKRMKEINSEYSLEVVIMGTAINGIKKLSDIVEKDDLEELINQKVVFSVCNNTMKKYNVKKDELYDFIQIVPAGVIELVLKQQEGYSYIKP; this comes from the coding sequence ATGATAAAAACAGTTTTTGATATCAATCAAGAAGAACGATGGAATACTCTAATTGGAAATTTAAAAAATGTAGTAAAAAGAATGAAAGAAATAAATTCTGAATATTCATTAGAAGTGGTTATTATGGGAACTGCTATTAATGGTATAAAAAAATTATCAGACATTGTAGAAAAAGATGATTTAGAAGAGTTAATTAATCAAAAAGTAGTATTTTCAGTTTGTAACAATACAATGAAAAAATATAATGTTAAAAAAGATGAGTTATATGACTTTATTCAAATTGTTCCTGCAGGCGTTATTGAATTAGTTTTAAAACAACAAGAGGGATATAGTTATATAAAACCATAA
- the ade gene encoding adenine deaminase: MKLQERKELVEVALGKKLADLVLTNGNLINVFTGEIYKANIYIYKEYIANVVPIEEDNVVTGKNIIDLKNNYIAPGFIDSHVHIESSHLTPDNFAKIVVPKGTTTIIADPHEIANVLGIDGVKYMIEKSKGLPMNQYFLIPSCVPSVLGLENAGAEFTPNDIKKMFNLERVLGLGEVMDFMGVINQSKRMTKIIDVAIRKGVFVQGHAPGLKGKSLAGYICGGPISCHESTEGEEALDKLRKGMFLDARESSISKNITSIIEKIKIIKSLRNLTLCTDDREAGDLLKEGSVNHCAQVAIKAGLDAVEAIRAITLNPAQEYKLDKIGGIAPGYFADIVILDNLIDFNVMKTFFKGKLVAENNQLLDKLVSQTLEIENLNSIHLKELKIEDFMIKAPIQNGEIEIEGLVYLNKNDLLTERKKLKVKVLNGYIDISDSSELNYVAIVNRHKKIDNISLGVVKNFHLKKGGVGTTYSHDSHNLTIIYNNPLEALAISEKIKEIRGGIVVAEKTEILKELHLPIAGMLSRNSAEILSVEIEEMNSVLKKMGIEAESPITRPSTIALIVIPDVKISDLGLIDVKTQEIIKLFDEHGVNSLF, encoded by the coding sequence ATGAAACTTCAAGAACGTAAAGAGCTAGTAGAGGTTGCTTTAGGAAAAAAATTAGCAGATTTAGTTTTAACAAATGGAAACCTTATAAATGTTTTTACAGGAGAGATCTATAAGGCAAATATTTATATATATAAAGAGTATATAGCTAATGTAGTACCGATAGAGGAGGATAATGTAGTTACAGGTAAAAATATAATTGATTTAAAAAATAATTATATAGCACCTGGATTTATCGATTCACATGTTCATATAGAGAGTAGTCATTTAACTCCTGATAATTTTGCAAAAATTGTTGTACCTAAAGGTACAACGACTATAATTGCTGATCCTCATGAAATTGCAAATGTTTTAGGAATAGATGGAGTAAAATATATGATTGAAAAATCAAAAGGATTACCAATGAATCAATATTTTTTAATTCCTTCATGTGTACCATCTGTCTTAGGATTAGAAAATGCAGGAGCGGAATTTACACCAAATGATATAAAAAAAATGTTTAATTTAGAACGTGTTTTAGGTCTTGGAGAAGTAATGGATTTTATGGGCGTTATAAATCAAAGTAAAAGAATGACTAAAATAATTGATGTTGCTATAAGAAAAGGTGTATTTGTGCAAGGGCATGCTCCTGGATTAAAAGGAAAATCTTTAGCAGGTTATATCTGTGGAGGTCCTATTTCATGTCATGAATCTACAGAAGGAGAGGAAGCTCTAGATAAATTAAGAAAAGGTATGTTTTTAGATGCAAGAGAAAGTTCAATTTCTAAAAATATAACAAGCATAATAGAAAAGATAAAAATAATAAAATCACTTAGAAATTTGACATTATGTACTGATGATAGGGAAGCTGGAGATCTTTTAAAAGAGGGAAGTGTAAACCATTGTGCACAAGTGGCAATAAAAGCAGGATTAGATGCAGTAGAGGCTATTAGAGCAATAACTTTAAATCCAGCTCAAGAGTATAAATTAGATAAAATAGGTGGAATTGCTCCAGGATATTTTGCAGATATTGTTATATTAGATAATCTTATAGATTTTAATGTTATGAAAACTTTTTTTAAAGGAAAGTTAGTAGCAGAAAATAATCAGTTATTAGATAAGTTAGTTTCTCAGACTTTGGAAATAGAAAATTTAAATAGTATTCATCTTAAAGAACTTAAAATAGAGGATTTTATGATTAAAGCACCTATTCAAAATGGCGAAATTGAAATAGAAGGACTTGTATATTTAAATAAAAATGATTTACTTACGGAAAGAAAAAAATTAAAAGTAAAAGTTTTAAATGGTTATATCGATATTTCAGATTCTTCAGAATTAAATTATGTTGCTATAGTAAATAGACATAAAAAAATTGATAATATATCACTTGGGGTTGTAAAAAATTTTCATTTAAAAAAAGGTGGAGTAGGAACGACATATTCACATGATAGTCATAATCTAACTATTATATATAATAATCCATTAGAAGCACTAGCAATATCTGAGAAAATAAAAGAAATTAGAGGTGGTATTGTAGTTGCAGAAAAAACAGAAATTTTAAAAGAGTTACATCTACCAATAGCAGGAATGTTATCTAGAAATTCAGCAGAAATTTTATCAGTTGAAATAGAAGAAATGAATTCTGTTTTAAAAAAAATGGGAATAGAAGCTGAATCTCCTATAACCAGACCTAGTACAATTGCGTTAATAGTTATACCAGATGTAAAAATAAGTGATTTGGGTTTAATTGACGTAAAAACTCAAGAGATAATAAAATTATTTGACGAGCACGGAGTAAATAGTTTATTTTAA